In Gopherus flavomarginatus isolate rGopFla2 chromosome 1, rGopFla2.mat.asm, whole genome shotgun sequence, a single genomic region encodes these proteins:
- the LOC127043314 gene encoding gap junction beta-6 protein-like isoform X1, protein MRSKDSNETMDWGTLQAILGGVNKHSTSIGKIWLTIMFIFRVMILVVAAEEVWGDEQNDFVCNTLQPGCKNVCYDHFFPISHIRLWALQLIFVSTPALLVAMHVAYRRHEKKKQFRKRGQTCEYKDIEEIKSQRFHIQGPLWWTYTSSIFFRMIFEALFMYAFYFMYDGFRMPRLMKCNVLPCPNIVDCFVSRPTEKTVFTIFMISVSGICILLNVSEFCYLVIKVFLKKSQRAASSRHHLNHETKEETKQNEMNELISDSCHNTVSRFPSS, encoded by the coding sequence gTCAAAGGACTCAAATGAGACAATGGACTGGGGAACATTGCAGGCCATTTTAGGAGGTGTAAACAAACACTCCACCAGTATCGGAAAGATCTGGCTCACCATCATGTTCATTTTCCGTGTTATGATCCTTGTGGTGGCTGCGGAGGAAGTCTGGGGAGACGAACAAAATGATTTTGTCTGCAACACTCTGCAACCAGGATGCAAAAATGTTTGCTATGACCACTTCTTCCCCATCTCTCACATTAGACTGTGGGCCCTTCAGCTCATCTTTGTCTCAACTCCTGCACTTCTGGTGGCCATGCACGTTGCGTACAGAAGGCACGAAAAGAAAAAGCAGTTCAGAAAGAGAGGGCAAACTTGTGAATATAAAGACATTGAAGAAATAAAATCACAAAGATTTCATATTCAGGGTCCCTTGTGGTGGACCTACACGAGCAGCATATTCTTCAGAATGATCTTTGAAGCCCTCTTTATGTATGCGTTTTACTTCATGTACGATGGCTTCCGAATGCCGCGCCTAATGAAGTGCAACGTGTTGCCTTGCCCCAACATAGTGGACTGTTTTGTTTCTCGACCCACTGAAAAGACAGTATTTACTATTTTCATGATCTCTGTGTCTGGTATTTGCATTTTGTTAAACGTGTCTGAATTCTGCTATCTGGTGATAAAAGTTTTCCTCAAAAAGTCTCAAAGAGCAGCATCTTCAAGACATCACCTCAACCATGAGACTAAAGAGGAAactaaacaaaatgaaatgaatgaACTAATATCTGATAGCTGTCACAACACAGTCTCAAGATTTCCAAGCAGCTAA
- the LOC127043314 gene encoding gap junction beta-6 protein-like isoform X2, producing MDWGTLQAILGGVNKHSTSIGKIWLTIMFIFRVMILVVAAEEVWGDEQNDFVCNTLQPGCKNVCYDHFFPISHIRLWALQLIFVSTPALLVAMHVAYRRHEKKKQFRKRGQTCEYKDIEEIKSQRFHIQGPLWWTYTSSIFFRMIFEALFMYAFYFMYDGFRMPRLMKCNVLPCPNIVDCFVSRPTEKTVFTIFMISVSGICILLNVSEFCYLVIKVFLKKSQRAASSRHHLNHETKEETKQNEMNELISDSCHNTVSRFPSS from the coding sequence ATGGACTGGGGAACATTGCAGGCCATTTTAGGAGGTGTAAACAAACACTCCACCAGTATCGGAAAGATCTGGCTCACCATCATGTTCATTTTCCGTGTTATGATCCTTGTGGTGGCTGCGGAGGAAGTCTGGGGAGACGAACAAAATGATTTTGTCTGCAACACTCTGCAACCAGGATGCAAAAATGTTTGCTATGACCACTTCTTCCCCATCTCTCACATTAGACTGTGGGCCCTTCAGCTCATCTTTGTCTCAACTCCTGCACTTCTGGTGGCCATGCACGTTGCGTACAGAAGGCACGAAAAGAAAAAGCAGTTCAGAAAGAGAGGGCAAACTTGTGAATATAAAGACATTGAAGAAATAAAATCACAAAGATTTCATATTCAGGGTCCCTTGTGGTGGACCTACACGAGCAGCATATTCTTCAGAATGATCTTTGAAGCCCTCTTTATGTATGCGTTTTACTTCATGTACGATGGCTTCCGAATGCCGCGCCTAATGAAGTGCAACGTGTTGCCTTGCCCCAACATAGTGGACTGTTTTGTTTCTCGACCCACTGAAAAGACAGTATTTACTATTTTCATGATCTCTGTGTCTGGTATTTGCATTTTGTTAAACGTGTCTGAATTCTGCTATCTGGTGATAAAAGTTTTCCTCAAAAAGTCTCAAAGAGCAGCATCTTCAAGACATCACCTCAACCATGAGACTAAAGAGGAAactaaacaaaatgaaatgaatgaACTAATATCTGATAGCTGTCACAACACAGTCTCAAGATTTCCAAGCAGCTAA